The Crocosphaera subtropica ATCC 51142 genome includes a window with the following:
- a CDS encoding YlqD family protein, producing the protein MEDANTSLLLKRPVNLKVIVTPRWKEEMQQQLQAQINQLDNQMQQIEMQGQRAISEIQKQSVSPPGEQTTQQIDNIQLQVNQKKSEFLERKNQFLQQMQQVQVVELEQEVVQGQMESFFRVEKGDNLVKKLNVEIVIRDGVIEEIRGEI; encoded by the coding sequence ATGGAAGACGCAAACACCAGCTTATTACTCAAACGACCCGTTAATTTAAAAGTGATTGTAACCCCTCGCTGGAAAGAAGAAATGCAGCAACAATTGCAAGCACAAATTAACCAGCTTGACAACCAAATGCAACAAATTGAAATGCAAGGACAAAGAGCCATTTCCGAGATCCAAAAACAAAGCGTTTCCCCTCCTGGTGAACAAACAACCCAACAAATTGATAATATTCAATTACAAGTTAACCAGAAAAAAAGTGAATTTTTAGAACGGAAAAATCAATTTTTACAACAAATGCAACAAGTGCAAGTGGTTGAACTCGAACAAGAAGTGGTTCAAGGACAAATGGAAAGCTTTTTCCGGGTTGAAAAAGGAGACAACTTAGTAAAAAAATTAAACGTAGAAATTGTCATTCGTGACGGCGTGATTGAAGAAATTCGCGGAGAAATTTAA